A DNA window from Engystomops pustulosus chromosome 6, aEngPut4.maternal, whole genome shotgun sequence contains the following coding sequences:
- the LOC140065308 gene encoding phospholipase A2 inhibitor 31 kDa subunit-like — translation MRLVICVFLIFYIGSVAAVFQCYSCHRKNNVTCEHEIVNCTKGDKCVIISEEYLYFNVTFRSIYKGCAGNLPCNSSHCGRINSEHHLMYNIRCCDTNLCNTQFFEMPKLGKPQGPLCPSCYKENTVDGCEAKVKIRCQNKSDKCIKYSGTVKNPDGYVMSYSIRGCITPMECRFNLKRVVALETIQQSVFECTDPDKTLM, via the exons ATGAGACTTGTTATTTGTGTCTTTCTAATATTTTACATAGGCTCCGTTG CCGCTGTTTTCCAGTGCTACTCCTGTCATAGGAAGAACAATGTCACCTGTGAGCATGAAATAGTCAACTGTACAAAGGGAGACAAGTGTGTGATAATCTCCGAGGAATATTTATACTTCA ACGTTACCTTCCGATCGATATACAAAGGTTGTGCGGGAAATTTGCCTTGTAATAGCAGCCATTGTGGACGGATAAACAGTGAGCACCATCTTATGTACAACATCCGCTGCTGTGATACCAACCTCTGTAACACCCAATTCTTTGAGA TGCCAAAACTTGGAAAGCCCCAAGGACCGCTCTGTCCAAGCTGCTATAAAGAAAACACTGTAGATGGATGTGAGGCCAAAGTAAAGATTAGATGCCAAAATAAGAGTGACAAATGTATTAAATATTCTGGAACAGTCAAGAATCCAG atggaTACGTAATGAGTTACTCAATCAGAGGATGCATAACCCCCATGGAGTGCAGGTTTAATCTGAAGAGGGTCGTTGCCCTGGAAACAATTCAACAATCAGTGTTTGAGTGCACAGATCCAGACAAAACTCTGATgtaa
- the LOC140065307 gene encoding uncharacterized protein, translating to MKPVIISVFLLSFFLSIDASPIRCYKCHAKNSETCAPTIQQCMKGERCGIMSEQYIYNKTFCSVWKGCVANVPCNETPYSFVNKDVSTKVNIQCCDTDLCNIKMYEMPKEEEMLGPKCPSCFNPNSTEECVPDGETTCRAIDDKCMTFAGTVEKPDGNIETYSAKGCMSSIGCSLILDQIVGCHIMEEKIFRCDDISPKPSNRKEEEKNTISLVPGSYV from the exons ATGAAACCTGTTATAATAAGCGTCTTCCTTCTCTCCTTCTTCCTTTCCATAG ATGCTTCTCCTATAAGATGCTACAAATGTCATGCAAAGAACAGTGAAACCTGTGCGCCAACTATACAACAATGTATGAAGGGAGAACGCTGCGGGATCATGTctgaacagtatatatata atAAGACCTTCTGCTCAGTATGGAAGGGTTGCGTTGCTAACGTGCCCTGTAACGAGACTCCTTATTCATTTGTTAACAAAGACGTCTCCACAAAGGTGAACATCCAGTGCTGTGATACAGATCTGTGTAACATCAAAATGTATGAAA TGCCAAAAGAAGAGGAAATGCTAGGTCCCAAATGTCCGTCCTGCTTTAATCCTAACTCTACAGAGGAATGTGTTCCTGACGGAGAGACCACGTGCCGAGCCATCGATGACAAGTGCATGACATTTGCCGGGACAGTTGAGAAACCAG ATGGAAACATAGAAACGTACTCCGCTAAAGGCTGCATGTCTTCCATTGGGTGCAGTTTGATACTAGACCAGATTGTTGGATGccatataatggaggagaagatcTTCCGGTGTGATGATATCTCACCGAAACCTTCCAACCGCAAAGAAGAGGAGAAAAATACTATTTCACTTGTGCCGGGATCCTACGTCTAA